DNA sequence from the Streptomyces sp. MST-110588 genome:
GGAGTGCGCGGTTGCGCAGACGGCGGCAGGGCAGCAGGGCAGCAGCAGATGGCAGCGGACAGCAGCAGGCGGCGCCTGACGGCACCTGATGGCGGCAGATGGCAGAAATCCGGGGGAACTTGTCATTTGCGCCCATGGTGACCGGTGAACGGCCGTCCTAGCCTGTCGCTGCGCGCCTCCCCCCGCCCTCCGGGCCGTCCGCCGCGCGCACCCCATCGGAAGAAAGCACCCCGTTCACCATGTCTGTCAGCGCTGTCAGCGACGGTTCCCGGGACCCGGCCTCATACGCCCACCCGGAGAACCCGAACGTCCGTGGGCGGCTGCGCCCCGCGCCCGCCGTCACCCGTCAGGACACAGGAGCCGGCCGGTGACGAAGTTCCTGCTCTCCGTCCACGTCCTGGCGGCCATCATCGCCATCGGGCCGGTGACCGTGGCGGCCAGTATGTTCCCCGCGGCGGTCCGCCGCGCCCGGGCGGCCGGACCGGAGACCGCCCCACTCGCCGGAGTCCGGCTGCTGCACCGCATCTGCCGGGTCTACGCCGTCATCGGCCTGGCCGTCCCGGTCTTCGGCTTCGCCACCGCCAGCAGCCTCGGCGTGCTCGGTGACGCGTGGCTGATCACCTCGATCGCGCTCACCGCAGCCGCGGCCGGCGTCCTGGCGCTGCTCGTCCTCCCGGGCCAGGAGCGGCTGCTCGGCCGGCTCGACGCCGCGAACGACACCGCGAACGGCGCCGGGGCCACGGCGGGGCCGGATGCCAGCGCCCGGCTGGCCATGTTCACCGGCGTCTTCAACCTGCTGTGGGCCGTGGTGACCGTACTCATGATCATCCGTCCCGGCTCCACCACGGGAGTGTGACCGTGCACCGCACCGGAGCGCCGCTGCGCATCGCCGCCGCCGTCGAACTCGCCTCGCTGATCGTCCTGCTGGGCAACCTCGCCACCGTACATCTGCCCGCCGTCACCACGCTGATGGGCCCGGTCCACGGCTGCGCCTACCTCTTCACCGTCGTCGCCACCGCCCGTGACCCGCGGCGCACCTTCGCGGCCGTCGCCTCGTCCCTGCTGCCGGGCGTCGGCGGGCTGCTCGCCGTACGGCTGCTGAACAGGGCCACGGAGCGCGCCGGCCGGGCTCCCGCCAACTGAAGCGCCCGCACGCGAAGAAGCCGGCGTACTCAAGGAACCCGCAGTATCCGGCCTGGCCATGTACGTACGCGTCCGGGCGCGGGGCCCCACACCCCGCGCCCGGACTCCCATCCCCTTCTTCCTCGCTCCCCCCGGCCTCAGAGCCCCCAGGCCACTCGGCCGAGGCCCGGTGCCCGGGTGCCCGAGCGCCACGGCACCAAACTCCCTTTCCGTCAACGACCGCAGCCGGCACGGGAATACGCGCGGGAATCGGTGCGGGGATCACCGCGTCCGTGTGGCGTGTGGCCCGTCGGGTACCCGGCCGCCACAACCGCCCACCCGTGTCCGCGTACGCAAGGTCCGGAAAAAGGGCCGGGCGCGCGACACACCGAAGGGGTCCGCTCGCACCGGACCCGCAGTCACCGGGCGCACGCGGCCGGCGCGAGCGCCCAGGGAGGAGGCCGTCATGCAGCGTCGGAGCGACCGTATGAGTGCCCGCCGGGACGATGAGATGAAGCACGAGCTCAAGGGTCTGCTGAGGTCCGGGCACTCCACCCGCGTCGAGGAGTGGCACGATCCCGAGCCCGCCGCCGCCGACGACCCGCGGGTGGCGGCGGGCCCGGTCCCCCGCCCCGGGCCGTGGGGCGAGATGGAGCTGCTGCGCTTCGAACTCGCCCGTCACCTGGGGCGCAGCCGCTTCCCCGCCAGGCGGCGGGCACTGGTCCGTGAACTGCTGGAGCGGCGTGCGCCGGACCAACTGGTGGAGGCGGTACGGGCGTTGCCGGCGGAGGGTTCCTATCGCAATGTGCAGGAGGTCGTCTCGGCACTCCTGCGGGACGGCTCCGCATAGGGGACGCCCGTACGGGTACTGCGGCGAGGTCGGCCCCACCCCGGGCCGGCCCGTCGGCTCATCCGTCGGACGCGACCGAGAGAAGGCGAGCAGATTCATGGGACTGTTGGTAAGGGACGTCATGACACCGGCCGTCGCGGCGGTGCCACCGGACGCCTCCCTGGTCGAGGCGGCGCAGTTGATGCGTGCCCAGGACATCGGCGATGTACTCGTGGCCCAGGACGGGCTGCTGCTGGGGGTGGTCACCGACCGGGACATCACCCTGCGGGCGGTGGCGGACGGGGCCGATCCGCTCACCGTCTCGTGCCGGTCGGTGTGCACCCCGGAGCCGGTGTGCGTCGGCCCGGACGAGCAGATCTCGGCGGCGGTCGCCCTGATGCGGACCAACGCGGTGCGCCGGCTGCCGGTGGTCGAGAACGGCACTCCCGTGGGCATGGTCAGCATTGGTGACCTGGCCCGGGAGCAGGACCCCGACTCGGCGCTGGCGGACATCAGCCGGGCCGCTCCGGACACCTGGCCGGGGAACCCCGGGAACGGGATCCCGGGGATCGGCGCGCCGGGGCCGGGGGTGCCCGGAACCGGCATCCCGGGGCTGGCCTGATGAGGGCCGTGACACCGGGAAGCCGGGGTGGCCGGCCGTGACGCCGGGAAGCTGCGGCGTACGGCCGTGACGCCGGGAGGCCGTGGTGTGAGGAAGACGACGCGGGCCGCGCGCCGCCTGCGGCCTGTTCCGCCTTCCATGGGGTACAGGTGGCGCATGCGAAAGCTGTTGAGCACCTGGGACCGGGAGATCTTCGACAAGGTGGCGAGCCGGCACTGGCCGGGCGCGCAGCGTGTGCTGCCCCGGCTGACCCGGTGCGCCGACCACGGACTGCTGTGGATGGGCATCGCGGGCGGCGCGGCCCTCCTGGGCGGCCGGCCCGCACGCCGGGCCGCGCTGCGCGGGGTGGCCTCCCTGGCGGTGGCCTCCGCGACCGTCAACACGCTCGCCAAGCGTTCCGTACGGCGCGAGCGCCCGCTGCTGGACGCGGTGCCGGTGATACGGCAGCTCACCCGGCAGCCCTTCACCACCTCCTTCCCCTCCGGGCACTCGGCCTCGGCGGTGGCCTTCGCGACGGGCGTGGCCTTCGAGAACAAGTGGTGGGGCTGGCGCTGGCACCGGTGGCCGCCTCCGTGGCGTTCTCCCGCGTCTACACGGGCGTCCACTATCCCGGTGACGTGCTGGCGGGTGCCGCGCTCGGCGCGGGCGCCGCCTTCGCGGTGCGGGGCCTGGCGCCGACCAGGGCCCAGTTGGCGCCGCCGGCCCGGCCGCGGGCCGACGCCCCGGCGCTGCCGCGGGGCGAGGGACTGGTCGTGGTGGGCAACCGCGATTCGGGACAGCGGACCGGGCAGCGTACGGACCGGGCGCAGGAGGTACGGGAGGTGCTGCCGCGCGCCGAGGTGGTGCTGTGCGGCGGGCCGGAGGACCCGCCGCTGGAGAAGGCGCTGGAGGAGGCGGCCGAGAAGGTCAAGCGGCAGGGCGGCGCGCTGGGGGTGCTGGGCGGTGACGGCACGATCAACACGGCGGCCACGGTGGCGATGCGGCACGGGCTGCCGCTGGCGGTGATGCCCGGCGGGACCCGTAACCACTTCGCGTACGACCTGGGGATAGAGACCTTCGCCGAGGCGGCGCGGGCGGTGGGGACCGGTGAGGCGGTGGCCGTGGACCTGGCGCGCTTCAGGGCCGGGCCGCACGGGGAAGCGACGCACTTCCTCAACACCTTCTCCATCGGCTCGTATCCGGAGCTGGTGCGGATCCGCGAGGAGTGGGCGGGCCGGATCGGGGCGTGGCCGGCCGGGGTGCTGGCCGCGTGGAAGGTGCTGCGGACGGCCGCGCCGGTGACCGTGGAGGTCAACGGCCGGCGCCGCTCGGTGTGGCTGCTGTTCGTGGGCAACTGCGCCT
Encoded proteins:
- a CDS encoding DUF2269 family protein; this encodes MTKFLLSVHVLAAIIAIGPVTVAASMFPAAVRRARAAGPETAPLAGVRLLHRICRVYAVIGLAVPVFGFATASSLGVLGDAWLITSIALTAAAAGVLALLVLPGQERLLGRLDAANDTANGAGATAGPDASARLAMFTGVFNLLWAVVTVLMIIRPGSTTGV
- a CDS encoding DUF3817 domain-containing protein; the protein is MHRTGAPLRIAAAVELASLIVLLGNLATVHLPAVTTLMGPVHGCAYLFTVVATARDPRRTFAAVASSLLPGVGGLLAVRLLNRATERAGRAPAN
- a CDS encoding DUF2795 domain-containing protein, with protein sequence MQRRSDRMSARRDDEMKHELKGLLRSGHSTRVEEWHDPEPAAADDPRVAAGPVPRPGPWGEMELLRFELARHLGRSRFPARRRALVRELLERRAPDQLVEAVRALPAEGSYRNVQEVVSALLRDGSA
- a CDS encoding CBS domain-containing protein, translated to MGLLVRDVMTPAVAAVPPDASLVEAAQLMRAQDIGDVLVAQDGLLLGVVTDRDITLRAVADGADPLTVSCRSVCTPEPVCVGPDEQISAAVALMRTNAVRRLPVVENGTPVGMVSIGDLAREQDPDSALADISRAAPDTWPGNPGNGIPGIGAPGPGVPGTGIPGLA